TAAAGCACAAAGTCGATACGCGCGGCGTGCGTTTCCCCGGACTCATTTCTTATGAAGCACTCCCCGGCGGCGGCACCACCGACTACGCAGTACACATCTATTACGAGGCCCTAAAGCACAAGCACTACGCTTCCTACATTGGCAAGGGCACTTTCATGGATATGATGTATATGCCCGACGCCCTCGACGCGATTATGCAGCTGATGGAAGCAAATCCCGATCGCCTTATCCACCGCAACGCCTTTAACGTTACCGCCATGAGCTTCGACCCCGAGATGCTAGCGGCCTCTATCCGCAAGTATATCCCGGAATTTACTCTCGCCTACAACGTCGACCCTGTGCGCCAAGGCATAGCCAACTCCTGGCCCAATTCGTTAGACGACACCGCCGCCCGCGAAGAGTGGGGCTGGAACCCGAAATACGACCTCGACGCCATGACGCGGGATATGCTAGCGCAGCTAAAAATCAAGCTGGGGCTGTAAGGGCACCAGCCGCCAGCCGCCAGCCGCCAGCAGTGAGCGGTGAGCAGTGAGCTTTGAGCTGTGCCACGGGAGGGCCTGCCGCTTTCCGCTTTCCGCTTTCCGCTGTAAGCCGTAAGCCGTAAGCCGTAAGCAATCATGAATCATGAATCAGGAATCGTGAACAAGGAAGGGGCACCGGGCACCCCTCCCGTTTCCCCTAAGTGCGAAGTGCGAAGTGCAAAGTGCAAGTGAAGCAAAAAGCTCCGTCCCTTTTGCTTCAAGGAGGTGACCCCATGTTAACACTCGCCGATGTTAAGGCTGCGGCGGCGCGGCTTGCCGGCAAAACACACCATACGCCGCTCTTGTACTCACGCACGCTGAGTAAGCTCGCCGGCAACGAGATTTACCTCAAGTGCGAGAACCTACAGAAAACGGGCTCGTTTAAGGCACGCGGCGCAATTAACGCCGTAGCACAGCTTAGTATGGAGGCTAAGGCCGGGGGCGTGGTCACCGGCTCTTCCGGCAACCACGGGCAGGCCCTAGCCTATGCGGCCAGAGAGTTTGGCGTTAAGGCAGTAGTCGTCATGCCCGAGGATGCGAGCCTTGCCAAACGCCAGGCCTGTGAAGCGTACGGCGGGACCGTCCTTTTGTGTGGGATTACCGCCGAAGCGCGCCTCGCCAAAGCCGCCGAACTCGTAGCCAAAGGGGGGTACACCTTAGTGCACCCCTTTGACGACCCACATATAATTGCCGGGCAAGGCACGCTTAGCCTCGAAGTGCTAGCCGACCTCCCAGACCTCGACTGCATCGTCGCCCCTGTCGGGGGCGGCGGGCTGCTTGGCGGTGTTAGCCTGGCCACGAAGGAAAGCCGGCCTCGCGTGCAGGTAATCGGCGTAGAGCCTGCTGTCAGCCCACGGCTACGACATGCTTGGCAGGCAGGGGCCGTTACAGAACTAAGCGATGACGCCTGGCAGCCGTCGATTGCCGATGGCCTGCGTGCCCGCCGCCCCGGTGAATTGCCGTTTGCTTTGTCTCGCGCTTATGTCGACGACCTTGTTACCGTAAGCGAAAGCGAAATCGCCGCCGCCCTGAGGCTAATTCTAGAGCGCGTCAAGTTGGTTGTGGAGCCGTCGGGGGCCGTAAGTGTCGCCGCCGCCATAAACGGAAGACTAGGTTTTACTGGCAAGAAGGTAGCCTGCGTACTTAGCGGCGGCAATGTTGAGCTGGCCAAACTCGTTAAGTTAGGGCTGCTCTAGCCCGAGCAGGTCATTTACCACCACACCCGCCGCAATCAGCCCAGCCACAGATGGGACAAACGAGATGCTGCCCGGGATTTGGCGCTTGCGTCTGCAGTTGGCGTCGCCGCCCGGGCAGACGCAGTCGCGCGCGCAGTCACTGCTGCTTGCCTCCGGCACGCGTGGCACTTCCTCTGAGTACACCACCTTCACCCCGCGCTTGTACCCGCGCTTGCCAAGCTCTTTGCGCACGATGCGCGCTAGCGGGCAAATGCTGGTCTTCGCAATATCTGCCACCATAAAGCGCGTCGGGTCAAGCTTGTTGCCCGCCCCCAGGCACGAAACCACTGGGATGCCCTGCTCCTTGCAGTGGATAATGATGGCCAGCTTGGCCGTCACCGTATCCACCGCGTCGACGACGTAGCTAAGCCCGCTTGTCAGTATGCTCCGCGCCGCTTCCGCCGTCATAAAGCATTTGTGCGCGACAACTAGGGCGCCTGGGTTAATCTCTTTCACTCGCGCCGCCATGACGTCTACTTTGGCTTGTCCAAGCGTTGACGAAAGCGCATGCAACTGCCTGTTTGCGTTTGTCAGGCAGATGTCGTCGTAGTCTACGAGCGTAAGCTTCCCAA
The sequence above is a segment of the Selenomonadales bacterium genome. Coding sequences within it:
- a CDS encoding pyridoxal-phosphate dependent enzyme, with the translated sequence MLTLADVKAAAARLAGKTHHTPLLYSRTLSKLAGNEIYLKCENLQKTGSFKARGAINAVAQLSMEAKAGGVVTGSSGNHGQALAYAAREFGVKAVVVMPEDASLAKRQACEAYGGTVLLCGITAEARLAKAAELVAKGGYTLVHPFDDPHIIAGQGTLSLEVLADLPDLDCIVAPVGGGGLLGGVSLATKESRPRVQVIGVEPAVSPRLRHAWQAGAVTELSDDAWQPSIADGLRARRPGELPFALSRAYVDDLVTVSESEIAAALRLILERVKLVVEPSGAVSVAAAINGRLGFTGKKVACVLSGGNVELAKLVKLGLL
- a CDS encoding tRNA threonylcarbamoyladenosine dehydratase — encoded protein: MPLHRFSRTELLVGEAGLAVLARAHVAVIGIGGVGSYTVEALARAGVGKLTLVDYDDICLTNANRQLHALSSTLGQAKVDVMAARVKEINPGALVVAHKCFMTAEAARSILTSGLSYVVDAVDTVTAKLAIIIHCKEQGIPVVSCLGAGNKLDPTRFMVADIAKTSICPLARIVRKELGKRGYKRGVKVVYSEEVPRVPEASSSDCARDCVCPGGDANCRRKRQIPGSISFVPSVAGLIAAGVVVNDLLGLEQP
- a CDS encoding L-threonine 3-dehydrogenase, translated to MKKILITGALGQIGTELVVAMRKTYGTDNVIASDIHATAPAGPIAEGPYSLVDVTVPQQIADVVNHHKINTIVHLAAILSATGEAKPKLAWDVNMGGLFNVLEVARETGAAVFTPSSIAAFGPTTPPDKTPQDTIQRPTTMYGVTKVGGELLCDYYYLKHKVDTRGVRFPGLISYEALPGGGTTDYAVHIYYEALKHKHYASYIGKGTFMDMMYMPDALDAIMQLMEANPDRLIHRNAFNVTAMSFDPEMLAASIRKYIPEFTLAYNVDPVRQGIANSWPNSLDDTAAREEWGWNPKYDLDAMTRDMLAQLKIKLGL